The proteins below are encoded in one region of Brassica napus cultivar Da-Ae chromosome A6, Da-Ae, whole genome shotgun sequence:
- the LOC106347934 gene encoding probable LRR receptor-like serine/threonine-protein kinase At5g63710 isoform X4 has protein sequence MAHSENGERFCNPLRNCFTWNHLILQCFMVLTFVGNTSSSTQPDIEGGALLQLRDSLKDSSNRLRWTRDFVSPCFSWSYVTCRDQSVVALSLASNGFTGTLSPSITKLKFLVTLELQNNSLSGTLPDYIGNMINLQTLNLSMNSFNGSIPASWSQLSNLKHLDLSNNNLTGSIPTQFFSIPTFDFSGTHLTCGKSLNQPCSSSSRLPVTSSKKKLRNITLTATCVASVILFLGAMVMYHHHRRRRTKNDIFFDVAGEDDRKISFGQLKRFSLREVQLATDSFNESNLIGQGGFGKVYRGMLPDKTKVAVKRLADYFSPGGEAAFQREIQLISVAVHKNLLRLIGFCTTSSERILVYPYMENLSVAYRLRDLKAGEEGLDWPTRKRVAYGSAHGLEYLHEHCNPKIIHRDLKAANILLDNNFEPVLGDFGLAKLVDTSLTHVTTQVRGTMGHIAPEYLCTGKSSEKTDVFGYGITLLELVTGQRAIDFSRLEEEENILLLDHCWMCMKQIKKLLREQRLRDIVDCNLTTYDSEEVETIVQVALLCTQGAPEDRPAMSEVVKMLQGTGGLAEKWIEWEQLEEVRNKEALLLPTLPATWDEEESTIDQESIRLSSAR, from the exons ATGGCTCACTCAG AGAACGGTGAAAGATTTTGCAATCCACTAAGAAATTGCTTTACATGGAACCATTTGATCTTACAATGCTTCATGGTCTTAACTTTTGTGGGGAACACTTCTTCATCAACTCAACCAGATATAGAag GAGGAGCTTTGTTGCAGCTCAGAGACTCACTTAAGGATTCAAGCAATCGTCTAAGATGGACACGAGATTTCGTGAGCCCTTGCTTTAGCTGGTCTTATGTCACCTGCAGAGACCAGAGTGTTGTGGCTCT GAGTCTTGCCTCAAATGGATTCACAGGAACACTCTCTCCATCTATTACAAAACTGAAGTTCTTGGTTACACT AGAGTTACAGAACAACAGTTTATCTGGTACTTTACCGGATTATATAGGGAACATGATTAATCTTCAGACGTTAAATCTCTCAATGAACAGTTTCAACGGCTCAATACCCGCCAGCTGGAGTCAGCTCTCGAATCTAAAGCATTT AGATCTCTCAAACAATAACTTAACAGGAAGCATCCCAACACAGTTCTTCTCAATTCCAACATTCGA TTTCTCCGGAACTCATCTTACATGTGGTAAAAGCTTGAACCAGCCTTGTTCTTCAAGCTCTCGTCTTCCAG TCACGTCCTCCAAGAAGAAGCTAAGAAACATCACTTTAACCGCAACTTGTGTTGCTTCTGTAATCTTATTCCTTGGAGCTATGGTTATGTATCACCACCATCGCCGTCGCAGAACCAAAAACGACATATTTTTCGATGTAGCTGGTGAAGATGACAGGAAGATCTCCTTCGGACAGCTAAAAAGATTCTCTTTGCGTGAAGTTCAGCTAGCAACAGACAGTTTCAACGAGAGCAATTTGATCGGACAAGGAGGGTTTGGAAAAGTGTACAGAGGTATGCTTCCAGACAAAACAAAAGTTGCAGTGAAACGCCTTGCGGATTACTTCAGTCCTGGAGGTGAAGCAGCTTTCCAAAGAGAGATTCAGCTCATTAGCGTCGCGGTTCATAAGAATCTCTTACGCCTTATTGGCTTCTGCACAACTTCCTCTGAGAGGATCCTTGTGTATCCATACATGGAGAATCTTAGTGTCGCATATCGACTAAGAG ATTTAAAGGCGGGAGAGGAAGGGTTAGACTGGCCAACAAGGAAGCGTGTGGCTTACGGTTCAGCTCATGGTTTAGAGTATCTACACGAGCACTGTAACCCCAAGATCATACACCGCGATCTCAAGGCTGCAAACATACTTCTAGACAACAACTTTGAGCCTGTTCTTGGAGATTTTGGTTTAGCTAAGCTTGTGGATACATCGCTGACTCATGTCACAACTCAAGTCCGAGGCACAATGGGACACATTGCGCCAGAGTATCTCTGCACAGGAAAATCATCAGAGAAGACAGATGTTTTCGGTTACGGTATAACACTTCTTGAACTAGTTACTGGTCAGCGTGCAATCGACTTTTCGCGCTTGGAAGAGGAGGAAAACATTCTCTTGCTTGATCAT TGTTGGATGTGTATGAAACAGATAAAGAAGCTGTTGAGAGAACAGAGACTGAGAGACATTGTTGATTGCAATTTGACTACTTATGACTCGGAAGAAGTTGAAACCATTGTTCAAGTGGCTCTTCTATGTACACAAGGCGCACCAGAAGATAGACCAGCGATGTCTGAAGTGGTTAAGATGCTTCAAGGGACTGGTGGTTTGGCTGAAAAATGGATTGAGTGGGAACAACTTGAAGAAGTTAGGAACAAAGAAGCATTGTTGCTTCCGACCTTACCAGCTACTTGGGATGAAGAAGAGTCCACCATAGATCAAGAATCTATCAGGTTATCGTCAGCAAGATGA
- the LOC106347934 gene encoding probable LRR receptor-like serine/threonine-protein kinase At5g63710 isoform X3 → MAHSGTKSFVILTQNGERFCNPLRNCFTWNHLILQCFMVLTFVGNTSSSTQPDIEGGALLQLRDSLKDSSNRLRWTRDFVSPCFSWSYVTCRDQSVVALSLASNGFTGTLSPSITKLKFLVTLELQNNSLSGTLPDYIGNMINLQTLNLSMNSFNGSIPASWSQLSNLKHLDLSNNNLTGSIPTQFFSIPTFDFSGTHLTCGKSLNQPCSSSSRLPVTSSKKKLRNITLTATCVASVILFLGAMVMYHHHRRRRTKNDIFFDVAGEDDRKISFGQLKRFSLREVQLATDSFNESNLIGQGGFGKVYRGMLPDKTKVAVKRLADYFSPGGEAAFQREIQLISVAVHKNLLRLIGFCTTSSERILVYPYMENLSVAYRLRDLKAGEEGLDWPTRKRVAYGSAHGLEYLHEHCNPKIIHRDLKAANILLDNNFEPVLGDFGLAKLVDTSLTHVTTQVRGTMGHIAPEYLCTGKSSEKTDVFGYGITLLELVTGQRAIDFSRLEEEENILLLDHIKKLLREQRLRDIVDCNLTTYDSEEVETIVQVALLCTQGAPEDRPAMSEVVKMLQGTGGLAEKWIEWEQLEEVRNKEALLLPTLPATWDEEESTIDQESIRLSSAR, encoded by the exons ATGGCTCACTCAGGTACCAAAAGCTTTGTTATTCTTACAC AGAACGGTGAAAGATTTTGCAATCCACTAAGAAATTGCTTTACATGGAACCATTTGATCTTACAATGCTTCATGGTCTTAACTTTTGTGGGGAACACTTCTTCATCAACTCAACCAGATATAGAag GAGGAGCTTTGTTGCAGCTCAGAGACTCACTTAAGGATTCAAGCAATCGTCTAAGATGGACACGAGATTTCGTGAGCCCTTGCTTTAGCTGGTCTTATGTCACCTGCAGAGACCAGAGTGTTGTGGCTCT GAGTCTTGCCTCAAATGGATTCACAGGAACACTCTCTCCATCTATTACAAAACTGAAGTTCTTGGTTACACT AGAGTTACAGAACAACAGTTTATCTGGTACTTTACCGGATTATATAGGGAACATGATTAATCTTCAGACGTTAAATCTCTCAATGAACAGTTTCAACGGCTCAATACCCGCCAGCTGGAGTCAGCTCTCGAATCTAAAGCATTT AGATCTCTCAAACAATAACTTAACAGGAAGCATCCCAACACAGTTCTTCTCAATTCCAACATTCGA TTTCTCCGGAACTCATCTTACATGTGGTAAAAGCTTGAACCAGCCTTGTTCTTCAAGCTCTCGTCTTCCAG TCACGTCCTCCAAGAAGAAGCTAAGAAACATCACTTTAACCGCAACTTGTGTTGCTTCTGTAATCTTATTCCTTGGAGCTATGGTTATGTATCACCACCATCGCCGTCGCAGAACCAAAAACGACATATTTTTCGATGTAGCTGGTGAAGATGACAGGAAGATCTCCTTCGGACAGCTAAAAAGATTCTCTTTGCGTGAAGTTCAGCTAGCAACAGACAGTTTCAACGAGAGCAATTTGATCGGACAAGGAGGGTTTGGAAAAGTGTACAGAGGTATGCTTCCAGACAAAACAAAAGTTGCAGTGAAACGCCTTGCGGATTACTTCAGTCCTGGAGGTGAAGCAGCTTTCCAAAGAGAGATTCAGCTCATTAGCGTCGCGGTTCATAAGAATCTCTTACGCCTTATTGGCTTCTGCACAACTTCCTCTGAGAGGATCCTTGTGTATCCATACATGGAGAATCTTAGTGTCGCATATCGACTAAGAG ATTTAAAGGCGGGAGAGGAAGGGTTAGACTGGCCAACAAGGAAGCGTGTGGCTTACGGTTCAGCTCATGGTTTAGAGTATCTACACGAGCACTGTAACCCCAAGATCATACACCGCGATCTCAAGGCTGCAAACATACTTCTAGACAACAACTTTGAGCCTGTTCTTGGAGATTTTGGTTTAGCTAAGCTTGTGGATACATCGCTGACTCATGTCACAACTCAAGTCCGAGGCACAATGGGACACATTGCGCCAGAGTATCTCTGCACAGGAAAATCATCAGAGAAGACAGATGTTTTCGGTTACGGTATAACACTTCTTGAACTAGTTACTGGTCAGCGTGCAATCGACTTTTCGCGCTTGGAAGAGGAGGAAAACATTCTCTTGCTTGATCAT ATAAAGAAGCTGTTGAGAGAACAGAGACTGAGAGACATTGTTGATTGCAATTTGACTACTTATGACTCGGAAGAAGTTGAAACCATTGTTCAAGTGGCTCTTCTATGTACACAAGGCGCACCAGAAGATAGACCAGCGATGTCTGAAGTGGTTAAGATGCTTCAAGGGACTGGTGGTTTGGCTGAAAAATGGATTGAGTGGGAACAACTTGAAGAAGTTAGGAACAAAGAAGCATTGTTGCTTCCGACCTTACCAGCTACTTGGGATGAAGAAGAGTCCACCATAGATCAAGAATCTATCAGGTTATCGTCAGCAAGATGA
- the LOC106347934 gene encoding probable LRR receptor-like serine/threonine-protein kinase At5g63710 isoform X5 → MAHSENGERFCNPLRNCFTWNHLILQCFMVLTFVGNTSSSTQPDIEGGALLQLRDSLKDSSNRLRWTRDFVSPCFSWSYVTCRDQSVVALSLASNGFTGTLSPSITKLKFLVTLELQNNSLSGTLPDYIGNMINLQTLNLSMNSFNGSIPASWSQLSNLKHLDLSNNNLTGSIPTQFFSIPTFDFSGTHLTCGKSLNQPCSSSSRLPVTSSKKKLRNITLTATCVASVILFLGAMVMYHHHRRRRTKNDIFFDVAGEDDRKISFGQLKRFSLREVQLATDSFNESNLIGQGGFGKVYRGMLPDKTKVAVKRLADYFSPGGEAAFQREIQLISVAVHKNLLRLIGFCTTSSERILVYPYMENLSVAYRLRDLKAGEEGLDWPTRKRVAYGSAHGLEYLHEHCNPKIIHRDLKAANILLDNNFEPVLGDFGLAKLVDTSLTHVTTQVRGTMGHIAPEYLCTGKSSEKTDVFGYGITLLELVTGQRAIDFSRLEEEENILLLDHIKKLLREQRLRDIVDCNLTTYDSEEVETIVQVALLCTQGAPEDRPAMSEVVKMLQGTGGLAEKWIEWEQLEEVRNKEALLLPTLPATWDEEESTIDQESIRLSSAR, encoded by the exons ATGGCTCACTCAG AGAACGGTGAAAGATTTTGCAATCCACTAAGAAATTGCTTTACATGGAACCATTTGATCTTACAATGCTTCATGGTCTTAACTTTTGTGGGGAACACTTCTTCATCAACTCAACCAGATATAGAag GAGGAGCTTTGTTGCAGCTCAGAGACTCACTTAAGGATTCAAGCAATCGTCTAAGATGGACACGAGATTTCGTGAGCCCTTGCTTTAGCTGGTCTTATGTCACCTGCAGAGACCAGAGTGTTGTGGCTCT GAGTCTTGCCTCAAATGGATTCACAGGAACACTCTCTCCATCTATTACAAAACTGAAGTTCTTGGTTACACT AGAGTTACAGAACAACAGTTTATCTGGTACTTTACCGGATTATATAGGGAACATGATTAATCTTCAGACGTTAAATCTCTCAATGAACAGTTTCAACGGCTCAATACCCGCCAGCTGGAGTCAGCTCTCGAATCTAAAGCATTT AGATCTCTCAAACAATAACTTAACAGGAAGCATCCCAACACAGTTCTTCTCAATTCCAACATTCGA TTTCTCCGGAACTCATCTTACATGTGGTAAAAGCTTGAACCAGCCTTGTTCTTCAAGCTCTCGTCTTCCAG TCACGTCCTCCAAGAAGAAGCTAAGAAACATCACTTTAACCGCAACTTGTGTTGCTTCTGTAATCTTATTCCTTGGAGCTATGGTTATGTATCACCACCATCGCCGTCGCAGAACCAAAAACGACATATTTTTCGATGTAGCTGGTGAAGATGACAGGAAGATCTCCTTCGGACAGCTAAAAAGATTCTCTTTGCGTGAAGTTCAGCTAGCAACAGACAGTTTCAACGAGAGCAATTTGATCGGACAAGGAGGGTTTGGAAAAGTGTACAGAGGTATGCTTCCAGACAAAACAAAAGTTGCAGTGAAACGCCTTGCGGATTACTTCAGTCCTGGAGGTGAAGCAGCTTTCCAAAGAGAGATTCAGCTCATTAGCGTCGCGGTTCATAAGAATCTCTTACGCCTTATTGGCTTCTGCACAACTTCCTCTGAGAGGATCCTTGTGTATCCATACATGGAGAATCTTAGTGTCGCATATCGACTAAGAG ATTTAAAGGCGGGAGAGGAAGGGTTAGACTGGCCAACAAGGAAGCGTGTGGCTTACGGTTCAGCTCATGGTTTAGAGTATCTACACGAGCACTGTAACCCCAAGATCATACACCGCGATCTCAAGGCTGCAAACATACTTCTAGACAACAACTTTGAGCCTGTTCTTGGAGATTTTGGTTTAGCTAAGCTTGTGGATACATCGCTGACTCATGTCACAACTCAAGTCCGAGGCACAATGGGACACATTGCGCCAGAGTATCTCTGCACAGGAAAATCATCAGAGAAGACAGATGTTTTCGGTTACGGTATAACACTTCTTGAACTAGTTACTGGTCAGCGTGCAATCGACTTTTCGCGCTTGGAAGAGGAGGAAAACATTCTCTTGCTTGATCAT ATAAAGAAGCTGTTGAGAGAACAGAGACTGAGAGACATTGTTGATTGCAATTTGACTACTTATGACTCGGAAGAAGTTGAAACCATTGTTCAAGTGGCTCTTCTATGTACACAAGGCGCACCAGAAGATAGACCAGCGATGTCTGAAGTGGTTAAGATGCTTCAAGGGACTGGTGGTTTGGCTGAAAAATGGATTGAGTGGGAACAACTTGAAGAAGTTAGGAACAAAGAAGCATTGTTGCTTCCGACCTTACCAGCTACTTGGGATGAAGAAGAGTCCACCATAGATCAAGAATCTATCAGGTTATCGTCAGCAAGATGA
- the LOC106347934 gene encoding probable LRR receptor-like serine/threonine-protein kinase At5g63710 isoform X2, translated as MFWLLMSSENGERFCNPLRNCFTWNHLILQCFMVLTFVGNTSSSTQPDIEGGALLQLRDSLKDSSNRLRWTRDFVSPCFSWSYVTCRDQSVVALSLASNGFTGTLSPSITKLKFLVTLELQNNSLSGTLPDYIGNMINLQTLNLSMNSFNGSIPASWSQLSNLKHLDLSNNNLTGSIPTQFFSIPTFDFSGTHLTCGKSLNQPCSSSSRLPVTSSKKKLRNITLTATCVASVILFLGAMVMYHHHRRRRTKNDIFFDVAGEDDRKISFGQLKRFSLREVQLATDSFNESNLIGQGGFGKVYRGMLPDKTKVAVKRLADYFSPGGEAAFQREIQLISVAVHKNLLRLIGFCTTSSERILVYPYMENLSVAYRLRDLKAGEEGLDWPTRKRVAYGSAHGLEYLHEHCNPKIIHRDLKAANILLDNNFEPVLGDFGLAKLVDTSLTHVTTQVRGTMGHIAPEYLCTGKSSEKTDVFGYGITLLELVTGQRAIDFSRLEEEENILLLDHCWMCMKQIKKLLREQRLRDIVDCNLTTYDSEEVETIVQVALLCTQGAPEDRPAMSEVVKMLQGTGGLAEKWIEWEQLEEVRNKEALLLPTLPATWDEEESTIDQESIRLSSAR; from the exons atgtTTTGGCTTCTAATGAGCTCTG AGAACGGTGAAAGATTTTGCAATCCACTAAGAAATTGCTTTACATGGAACCATTTGATCTTACAATGCTTCATGGTCTTAACTTTTGTGGGGAACACTTCTTCATCAACTCAACCAGATATAGAag GAGGAGCTTTGTTGCAGCTCAGAGACTCACTTAAGGATTCAAGCAATCGTCTAAGATGGACACGAGATTTCGTGAGCCCTTGCTTTAGCTGGTCTTATGTCACCTGCAGAGACCAGAGTGTTGTGGCTCT GAGTCTTGCCTCAAATGGATTCACAGGAACACTCTCTCCATCTATTACAAAACTGAAGTTCTTGGTTACACT AGAGTTACAGAACAACAGTTTATCTGGTACTTTACCGGATTATATAGGGAACATGATTAATCTTCAGACGTTAAATCTCTCAATGAACAGTTTCAACGGCTCAATACCCGCCAGCTGGAGTCAGCTCTCGAATCTAAAGCATTT AGATCTCTCAAACAATAACTTAACAGGAAGCATCCCAACACAGTTCTTCTCAATTCCAACATTCGA TTTCTCCGGAACTCATCTTACATGTGGTAAAAGCTTGAACCAGCCTTGTTCTTCAAGCTCTCGTCTTCCAG TCACGTCCTCCAAGAAGAAGCTAAGAAACATCACTTTAACCGCAACTTGTGTTGCTTCTGTAATCTTATTCCTTGGAGCTATGGTTATGTATCACCACCATCGCCGTCGCAGAACCAAAAACGACATATTTTTCGATGTAGCTGGTGAAGATGACAGGAAGATCTCCTTCGGACAGCTAAAAAGATTCTCTTTGCGTGAAGTTCAGCTAGCAACAGACAGTTTCAACGAGAGCAATTTGATCGGACAAGGAGGGTTTGGAAAAGTGTACAGAGGTATGCTTCCAGACAAAACAAAAGTTGCAGTGAAACGCCTTGCGGATTACTTCAGTCCTGGAGGTGAAGCAGCTTTCCAAAGAGAGATTCAGCTCATTAGCGTCGCGGTTCATAAGAATCTCTTACGCCTTATTGGCTTCTGCACAACTTCCTCTGAGAGGATCCTTGTGTATCCATACATGGAGAATCTTAGTGTCGCATATCGACTAAGAG ATTTAAAGGCGGGAGAGGAAGGGTTAGACTGGCCAACAAGGAAGCGTGTGGCTTACGGTTCAGCTCATGGTTTAGAGTATCTACACGAGCACTGTAACCCCAAGATCATACACCGCGATCTCAAGGCTGCAAACATACTTCTAGACAACAACTTTGAGCCTGTTCTTGGAGATTTTGGTTTAGCTAAGCTTGTGGATACATCGCTGACTCATGTCACAACTCAAGTCCGAGGCACAATGGGACACATTGCGCCAGAGTATCTCTGCACAGGAAAATCATCAGAGAAGACAGATGTTTTCGGTTACGGTATAACACTTCTTGAACTAGTTACTGGTCAGCGTGCAATCGACTTTTCGCGCTTGGAAGAGGAGGAAAACATTCTCTTGCTTGATCAT TGTTGGATGTGTATGAAACAGATAAAGAAGCTGTTGAGAGAACAGAGACTGAGAGACATTGTTGATTGCAATTTGACTACTTATGACTCGGAAGAAGTTGAAACCATTGTTCAAGTGGCTCTTCTATGTACACAAGGCGCACCAGAAGATAGACCAGCGATGTCTGAAGTGGTTAAGATGCTTCAAGGGACTGGTGGTTTGGCTGAAAAATGGATTGAGTGGGAACAACTTGAAGAAGTTAGGAACAAAGAAGCATTGTTGCTTCCGACCTTACCAGCTACTTGGGATGAAGAAGAGTCCACCATAGATCAAGAATCTATCAGGTTATCGTCAGCAAGATGA
- the LOC106347934 gene encoding probable LRR receptor-like serine/threonine-protein kinase At5g63710 isoform X1 — protein MAHSGTKSFVILTQNGERFCNPLRNCFTWNHLILQCFMVLTFVGNTSSSTQPDIEGGALLQLRDSLKDSSNRLRWTRDFVSPCFSWSYVTCRDQSVVALSLASNGFTGTLSPSITKLKFLVTLELQNNSLSGTLPDYIGNMINLQTLNLSMNSFNGSIPASWSQLSNLKHLDLSNNNLTGSIPTQFFSIPTFDFSGTHLTCGKSLNQPCSSSSRLPVTSSKKKLRNITLTATCVASVILFLGAMVMYHHHRRRRTKNDIFFDVAGEDDRKISFGQLKRFSLREVQLATDSFNESNLIGQGGFGKVYRGMLPDKTKVAVKRLADYFSPGGEAAFQREIQLISVAVHKNLLRLIGFCTTSSERILVYPYMENLSVAYRLRDLKAGEEGLDWPTRKRVAYGSAHGLEYLHEHCNPKIIHRDLKAANILLDNNFEPVLGDFGLAKLVDTSLTHVTTQVRGTMGHIAPEYLCTGKSSEKTDVFGYGITLLELVTGQRAIDFSRLEEEENILLLDHCWMCMKQIKKLLREQRLRDIVDCNLTTYDSEEVETIVQVALLCTQGAPEDRPAMSEVVKMLQGTGGLAEKWIEWEQLEEVRNKEALLLPTLPATWDEEESTIDQESIRLSSAR, from the exons ATGGCTCACTCAGGTACCAAAAGCTTTGTTATTCTTACAC AGAACGGTGAAAGATTTTGCAATCCACTAAGAAATTGCTTTACATGGAACCATTTGATCTTACAATGCTTCATGGTCTTAACTTTTGTGGGGAACACTTCTTCATCAACTCAACCAGATATAGAag GAGGAGCTTTGTTGCAGCTCAGAGACTCACTTAAGGATTCAAGCAATCGTCTAAGATGGACACGAGATTTCGTGAGCCCTTGCTTTAGCTGGTCTTATGTCACCTGCAGAGACCAGAGTGTTGTGGCTCT GAGTCTTGCCTCAAATGGATTCACAGGAACACTCTCTCCATCTATTACAAAACTGAAGTTCTTGGTTACACT AGAGTTACAGAACAACAGTTTATCTGGTACTTTACCGGATTATATAGGGAACATGATTAATCTTCAGACGTTAAATCTCTCAATGAACAGTTTCAACGGCTCAATACCCGCCAGCTGGAGTCAGCTCTCGAATCTAAAGCATTT AGATCTCTCAAACAATAACTTAACAGGAAGCATCCCAACACAGTTCTTCTCAATTCCAACATTCGA TTTCTCCGGAACTCATCTTACATGTGGTAAAAGCTTGAACCAGCCTTGTTCTTCAAGCTCTCGTCTTCCAG TCACGTCCTCCAAGAAGAAGCTAAGAAACATCACTTTAACCGCAACTTGTGTTGCTTCTGTAATCTTATTCCTTGGAGCTATGGTTATGTATCACCACCATCGCCGTCGCAGAACCAAAAACGACATATTTTTCGATGTAGCTGGTGAAGATGACAGGAAGATCTCCTTCGGACAGCTAAAAAGATTCTCTTTGCGTGAAGTTCAGCTAGCAACAGACAGTTTCAACGAGAGCAATTTGATCGGACAAGGAGGGTTTGGAAAAGTGTACAGAGGTATGCTTCCAGACAAAACAAAAGTTGCAGTGAAACGCCTTGCGGATTACTTCAGTCCTGGAGGTGAAGCAGCTTTCCAAAGAGAGATTCAGCTCATTAGCGTCGCGGTTCATAAGAATCTCTTACGCCTTATTGGCTTCTGCACAACTTCCTCTGAGAGGATCCTTGTGTATCCATACATGGAGAATCTTAGTGTCGCATATCGACTAAGAG ATTTAAAGGCGGGAGAGGAAGGGTTAGACTGGCCAACAAGGAAGCGTGTGGCTTACGGTTCAGCTCATGGTTTAGAGTATCTACACGAGCACTGTAACCCCAAGATCATACACCGCGATCTCAAGGCTGCAAACATACTTCTAGACAACAACTTTGAGCCTGTTCTTGGAGATTTTGGTTTAGCTAAGCTTGTGGATACATCGCTGACTCATGTCACAACTCAAGTCCGAGGCACAATGGGACACATTGCGCCAGAGTATCTCTGCACAGGAAAATCATCAGAGAAGACAGATGTTTTCGGTTACGGTATAACACTTCTTGAACTAGTTACTGGTCAGCGTGCAATCGACTTTTCGCGCTTGGAAGAGGAGGAAAACATTCTCTTGCTTGATCAT TGTTGGATGTGTATGAAACAGATAAAGAAGCTGTTGAGAGAACAGAGACTGAGAGACATTGTTGATTGCAATTTGACTACTTATGACTCGGAAGAAGTTGAAACCATTGTTCAAGTGGCTCTTCTATGTACACAAGGCGCACCAGAAGATAGACCAGCGATGTCTGAAGTGGTTAAGATGCTTCAAGGGACTGGTGGTTTGGCTGAAAAATGGATTGAGTGGGAACAACTTGAAGAAGTTAGGAACAAAGAAGCATTGTTGCTTCCGACCTTACCAGCTACTTGGGATGAAGAAGAGTCCACCATAGATCAAGAATCTATCAGGTTATCGTCAGCAAGATGA